The Dioscorea cayenensis subsp. rotundata cultivar TDr96_F1 chromosome 7, TDr96_F1_v2_PseudoChromosome.rev07_lg8_w22 25.fasta, whole genome shotgun sequence genome includes a region encoding these proteins:
- the LOC120265787 gene encoding endoglucanase 9-like — MSMYGRDPWGGSLEISHADSATDDERSRTLHDIDRAALSASSRPLDETQQSWLLAGPGDQGTKKKKYVDLGCLIVSRKIFLWTVGSLVAAAVLAGFVTLIVKTVPRHHRPKPPPDNYTLALHKALMFFNAQRSGPLPKHNNVSWRGNSGMKDGLSDSAVRRNLVGGFYDAGDAIKFNFPASFAMTMLSWSVIEYSAKYEAAGELAHVKELIKWGADYLLKTFNSSADTIDRIAAQVGQGDTSGGPTPNDHYCWMRPEDIDYPRPVYECHSCSDLAAEMAAALAAASIVFKDSKMYSQKLVHGATTLFKFSRDQRGRYSAGGSDPSLFYNSTSYWDEYVWGGTWMYLATGNTSYLQLATHPKLAKHAGAFWGGPDYGVFSWDNKLTGAQVLLSRLRLFLSPGYPYEEILRTFHNQTGIVMCSYLPIFKSFNRTKGGLIQLNHGRPQPLQYVVNAAFLATVYSDYLDAADTPGWYCGPNFFSTDVLRNFAKTQIDYILGNNPQKMSYIVGFGNRYPKHVHHRGASIPKNGVKYNCKGGWKWRDTHKPNPHTIIGAMVAGPDKHDGFHDVRMNYNYTEPTLAGNAGLVAALVALSSESNGVDKNTIFSAVPPMTPTPPPPPAPMETLNRNSEDTVMIQFIRL, encoded by the exons ATGAGCATGTATGGGCGTGACCCTTGGGGCGGCTCCCTTGAGATCTCGCACGCGGACTCCGCCACTGACGACGAGCGCAGCCGCACGCTGCATGACATTGACCGTGCCGCGCTCTCGGCCTCGTCTCGGCCACTTGATGAGACGCAGCAAAGCTGGCTGCTTGCTGGGCCTGGAGATCAAggcaccaagaagaagaagtatgtGGACCTTGGGTGTCTAATTGTTAGCCGGAAGATCTTCTTGTGGACCGTCGGCTCGCTCGTCGCCGCCGCCGTGCTCGCCGGATTCGTGACTTTGATTGTCAAGACTGTGCCTAGGCATCACCGGCCCAAACCGCCGCCGGATAATTATACGCTTGCGTTGCATAAGGCCCTCATGTTCTTTAATGCCCAGCGTT CTGGTCCCCTCCCAAAGCACAACAATGTCTCATGGAGGGGGAATTCCGGGATGAAAGATGGCCTCTCCGATTCAGCAGTCCGTAGGAACCTTGTCGGAGGATTCTATGATGCCGGAGATGCCATTAAGTTCAATTTCCCGGCTTCATTCGCAATGACAATGCTCAGTTGGAGTGTGATTGAGTACAGTGCCAAGTATGAGGCTGCTGGTGAACTTGCTCATGTCAAGGAACTCATCAAATGGGGTGCAGATTACCTTCTCAAGACCTTCAACTCCTCTGCAGACACCATTGATCGAATCGCTGCTCAG GTTGGCCAAGGGGACACCTCTGGAGGACCAACACCGAATGATCATTACTGTTGGATGAGGCCGGAGGACATCGATTACCCACGTCCTGTTTATGAGTGTCATAGTTGCTCAGACCTTGCAGCTGAGATGGCTGCAGCATTGGCAGCGGCGTCCATTGTGTTCAAAGATAGCAAGATGTACTCTCAGAAGCTTGTCCATGGTGCGACGACATTGTTCAAGTTTTCTAGAGACCAGAGGGGAAGGTACAGTGCTGGTGGCAGTGACCCCTCTCTGTTCTATAATTCGACTAGTTACTGGGATGAATATGTTTGGGGTGGAACTTGGATGTATCTTGCTACGGGGAATACTTCATATCTTCAATTGGCTACTCATCCGAAGCTTGCTAAGCATGCCGGGGCCTTCTGGGGTGGCCCTGATTACGGTGTCTTTAGCTGGGATAACAAGCTCACCGGTGCTCAA GTTCTTCTGAGCAGACTGAGGTTGTTTTTGAGCCCCGGATATCCCTACGAAGAAATTCTGAGAACTTTCCACAATCAAACAGGCATAGTAATGTGCTCTTATCTACCGATTTTCAAATCCTTCAACCGAACCAAAG gtgGTCTTATACAATTGAACCATGGGAGACCGCAACCTCTTCAATACGTCGTGAATGCAGCATTTCTTGCAACAGTTTACAGTGACTATCTCGACGCTGCTGACACTCCTGGATGGTACTGTGGTCCTAATTTCTTCTCCACCGACGTGTTGCGAAACTTTGCAAAGACTCAG ATCGATTACATTCTAGGTAACAACCCACAGAAAATGAGCTACATTGTAGGATTCGGCAATCGATATCCAAAGCATGTTCACCACCGCGGTGCATCAATACCAAAGAATGGAGTGAAGTACAACTGCAAGGGAGGTTGGAAATGGAGGGATACACATAAGCCAAACCCCCACACGATCATCGGAGCTATGGTGGCCGGCCCTGACAAACACGATGGCTTCCACGACGTTAGAATGAACTACAATTATACCGAACCGACACTTGCCGGCAATGCTGGTTTGGTTGCTGCACTTGTGGCCTTGTCTAGTGAGAGTAATGGAGTAGATAAGAACACCATTTTCTCTGCTGTTCCTCCAATGACACCAACTCCTCCGCCGCCTCCGGCGCCCATGGAAACCTTAAACAGGAATTCAGAAGATACAGTAATGATTCAGTTCATCAGATTATGA
- the LOC120265390 gene encoding zinc finger CCCH domain-containing protein 23-like isoform X1 encodes MDANEATRVVFSRIQTLDPENASKIMGFLLIQDNGDKEMIRLAFGPETLLHSIILKARKELGLLNPNPNPTSPASSPFLLARQSSGHQPWDFIDDLQLHDQFPFLAEPSAGHHAYRRSCSPAADAADLGWRPCLYFARGYCKNGNGCKFQHGLLEEMKMDAMVEQHCRELLLRTKTQIPPPPPPPLPYSPTSPLPPSRSALEALIMGAGSEEAFKFTGRYRSDYAAMASPSARQIYLTFPADSTFKEEDVSNYFSMYGPVQDVRIPYQQKRMFGFVTFVYPETVRLILAKGNPHFVCDARVLVKPYKEKGKVPDKFSLLIMNRRQQQQSERGDFSGCTTPTAIELQLGARMLFSNSNQDILLRRKLEEQQQALELQQAIELQRRQFMGLQLHDIKTRSSLSTTPSDGSHEDGSPEDKSMSPALPTGTTAVQQSNNHHTSSNNTHELVHQSAVKVAEKEESGGDVSPKDDGDFQESDHNLPDSPFASPTKASSTFNPYLMQMQSTWNAKAVEN; translated from the exons ATGGATGCCAATGAAGCCACGAGGGTTGTTTTCTCTCGGATCCAAACCCTAGACCCAGAGAACGCCTCGAAGATCATGGGTTTTCTCCTGATCCAGGACAATGGCGACAAGGAGATGATTCGCCTTGCCTTCGGCCCTGAAACTCTTCTCCATTCCATCATCCTCAAAGCTCGGAAAGAGCTTGGGTtactaaaccctaaccctaatcctacttcGCCGGCATCCAGTCCTTTCCTTCTCGCTCGCCAGAGCTCCGGCCACCAGCCATGGGACTTCATTGACGACCTCCAGCTCCATGATCAGTTCCCTTTCCTCGCGGAACCAAGCGCCGGCCACCACGCTTATCGCCGGAGCTGCTCCCCGGCTGCCGACGCCGCCGACCTTGGTTGGCGTCCATGCCTTTACTTCGCTAGAGGCTACTGTAAGAACGGCAATGGCTGCAAGTTCCAGCATGGCTTACTGGAAGAGATGAAGATGGACGCCATGGTTGAGCAGCATTGCCGTGAGCTTCTTCTCAGAACTAAGACCCAaatccctcctcctcctcctcctcctctccctTACTCTCCTACTTCACCATTACCTCCTTCCAG GAGTGCTCTTGAAGCTCTAATCATGGGAGCAGGAAGTGAAGAAGCTTTCAAATTCACAGGTAGGTACAGGAGTGACTATGCAGCCATGGCCAGTCCTAGTGCTAGACAGATCTACCTGACATTTCCAGCTGACAGTACATTCAAGGAAGAAGATGTCTCCAATTACTTCAG CATGTATGGACCAGTTCAGGATGTGAGAATTCCATATCAGCAGAAAAGAATGTTTGGATTTGTGACATTTGTTTATCCAGAGACTGTGAGATTGATCTTAGCCAAAGGGAATCCTCACTTTGTTTGTGATGCCAGAGTTCTTGTCAAGCCGTACAAGGAGAAAGGCAAAGTCCCTGACAAGTTCAG TTTGTTGATAATGAACAGGAGACAACAACAGCAAAGTGAGAGAGGAGATTTCTCTGGATGTACAACTCCTACTGCCATTGAACTTCAACTTG GAGCAAGGATGCTGTTCAGTAACAGTAATCAAGATATATTGCTAAGAAGGAAGCTAGAAGAACAGCAACAAGCACTGGAACTACAACAAGCTATTGAGCTTCAAAGAAGACAGTTCATGGGACTTCAACTCCATGACATCAAAACAAGAAGCTCACTCTCAACTACTCCATCAGATGGCAGCCATGAAGATGGATCACCAGAAG aCAAGTCAATGAGCCCTGCACTTCCTACTGGTACTACTGCAGTCCAGCAGAGCAACAACCACCACACCAGCAGCAACAACACCCACGAGTTGGTGCATCAGAGTGCAGTCAAAGTTGCTGAGAAAGAGGAATCTGGTGGTGATGTGAGCcccaaagatgatggtgatTTCCAAGAAAG TGACCACAACTTGCCAGACAGTCCCTTTGCTTCACCAACCAAAGCATCATCAACCTTCAATCCATACCTTATGCAGATGCAAAG CACTTGGAATGCAAAAGCAGTGGAGAATTAG
- the LOC120265282 gene encoding LOW QUALITY PROTEIN: L-ascorbate oxidase homolog (The sequence of the model RefSeq protein was modified relative to this genomic sequence to represent the inferred CDS: inserted 1 base in 1 codon), whose product MSMSRFGCFVGLALFIISAVHAEDPYLYFTWNVSYGTISPLGVPQQVILINGEFPGPNINSTSNNNIVLNLFNNLDEPFLLTWNGIQQRKNSWQDGVPGTNCPILPGHNFTYHFQVKDQIGSFFYFPSIGMQRSAGGFGGLRINSRLLIPVPFXSPAADYTVLIGDWYTKSHTTLARFLDRGRSLGRPAGILINGKAGKDSHGNDEEPLFFMEAGLTYRYRICNVGIKTTLNYRVQGHEMKLVEMDGSHTQQNTYESLDIHAGQCVSVLITADQEPGDYYMAATPRFTKYTLTGTGIIRYNNSNKPPSPVIPDAPVGWAWSFNQWRSFHWNLTASAARPNPQGSYHYGSINITRTIKLVNSVGVVDGKRRYALNGVSHKDPETPLKLSEYFGIADKEFTYDVVNDEPPPAGSPIKIQPSVIKVTFRTYIEIILENPERSIQSYHLSGFSFFPLGMGAGKWTPECRKKYNLLDTVSRHAIQVYPRSWTAIALTFDNAGIWNLRSNLWERQYLGQQLYISVISPARSLRDEYNLPDNAILCGSVVKLPLPPPYTI is encoded by the exons ATGTCGATGTCACGGTTCGGCTGCTTCGTCGGCTTAGCTCTCTTTATTATCTCGGCGGTGCACGCCGAAGATCCTTACCTCTACTTCACATGGAATGTGAGTTATGGGACAATTTCTCCTCTTGGTGTACCCCAACAAGTTATTCTTATCAATGGCGAGTTCCCCGGCCCCAACATTAATTCCACTTCTAATAATAACATTGTTCTTAATCTCTTCAATAATCTGGATGAACCATTTCTCCTCACATG GAACGGAATCCAGCAGAGGAAGAACTCATGGCAAGATGGAGTACCAGGCACAAACTGCCCAATTTTACCCGGGCATAATTTCACCTACCACTTCCAAGTGAAGGATCAAATAGGTAGTTTCTTCTATTTTCCCTCTATCGGCATGCAGCGAAGTGCTGGTGGTTTCGGTGGTCTTCGTATTAATAGTCGTCTTTTAATTCCTGTTCCAT GATCCCCCGCCGCCGACTACACTGTCTTGATTGGTGATTGGTACACTAAAAGTCACACTACTCTTGCTCGTTTCCTCGACCGAGGCCGCAGCCTTGGCCGCCCAGCTGGCATTCTCATCAATGGTAAAGCCGGCAAAGACAGCCACGGCAACGATGAAGAACCTCTGTTTTTCATGGAAGCCGGTTTGACATACCGTTATCGTATCTGCAATGTCGGTATCAAAACAACTTTGAACTACCGAGTACAAGGCCATGAGATGAAATTAGTCGAAATGGATGGTTCACACACTCAACAAAACACTTATGAGTCTCTCGACATTCATGCCGGACAATGTGTCTCTGTCTTGATCACCGCCGATCAAGAACCCGGTGACTACTACATGGCGGCGACACCAAGGTTCACCAAGTACACCCTCACTGGCACCGGCATAATCCGATACAACAACTCTAATAAGCCACCATCTCCGGTGATTCCCGATGCTCCTGTCGGCTGGGCCTGGTCATTCAATCAATGGCGATCATTCCACTGGAATCTCACCGCAAGTGCGGCGAGACCAAACCCGCAAGGCTCTTACCATTACGGCAGCATCAATATTACCCGGACAATCAAGTTAGTGAACTCTGTTGGTGTTGTTGATGGTAAAAGGAGATATGCTCTCAATGGAGTCTCACATAAAGACCCTGAGACACCATTGAAGCTCTCCGAATACTTTGGCATTGCCGACAAAGAGTTCACATATGATGTAGTGAACGATGAACCACCACCGGCCGGCTCACCGATCAAAATACAACCAAGTGTTATAAAAGTAACATTTAGAACATACATTGAGATAATCTTGGAGAATCCAGAGAGGAGCATTCAGTCATATCATCTCAGTGGTTTTTCCTTCTTCCCACTCGG AATGGGGGCCGGGAAGTGGACGCCGGAGTGCCGGAAAAAGTACAACTTGCTGGACACAGTTAGTAGGCATGCAATACAAGTGTATCCGAGATCATGGACGGCGATAGCACTGACGTTCGACAACGCCGGAATATGGAACTTGAGATCAAATTTATGGGAAAGGCAGTATCTTGGGCAGCAATTGTATATTAGTGTGATATCTCCGGCGAGGTCACTGAGAGATGAATACAACCTGCCAGATAATGCAATACTTTGTGGATCAGTGGTGAAACTTCCATTGCCACCACCTTATACAATATGA
- the LOC120265390 gene encoding zinc finger CCCH domain-containing protein 23-like isoform X2, with product MDANEATRVVFSRIQTLDPENASKIMGFLLIQDNGDKEMIRLAFGPETLLHSIILKARKELGLLNPNPNPTSPASSPFLLARQSSGHQPWDFIDDLQLHDQFPFLAEPSAGHHAYRRSCSPAADAADLGWRPCLYFARGYCKNGNGCKFQHGLLEEMKMDAMVEQHCRELLLRTKTQIPPPPPPPLPYSPTSPLPPSRSALEALIMGAGSEEAFKFTGRYRSDYAAMASPSARQIYLTFPADSTFKEEDVSNYFSMYGPVQDVRIPYQQKRMFGFVTFVYPETVRLILAKGNPHFVCDARVLVKPYKEKGKVPDKFRRQQQQSERGDFSGCTTPTAIELQLGARMLFSNSNQDILLRRKLEEQQQALELQQAIELQRRQFMGLQLHDIKTRSSLSTTPSDGSHEDGSPEDKSMSPALPTGTTAVQQSNNHHTSSNNTHELVHQSAVKVAEKEESGGDVSPKDDGDFQESDHNLPDSPFASPTKASSTFNPYLMQMQSTWNAKAVEN from the exons ATGGATGCCAATGAAGCCACGAGGGTTGTTTTCTCTCGGATCCAAACCCTAGACCCAGAGAACGCCTCGAAGATCATGGGTTTTCTCCTGATCCAGGACAATGGCGACAAGGAGATGATTCGCCTTGCCTTCGGCCCTGAAACTCTTCTCCATTCCATCATCCTCAAAGCTCGGAAAGAGCTTGGGTtactaaaccctaaccctaatcctacttcGCCGGCATCCAGTCCTTTCCTTCTCGCTCGCCAGAGCTCCGGCCACCAGCCATGGGACTTCATTGACGACCTCCAGCTCCATGATCAGTTCCCTTTCCTCGCGGAACCAAGCGCCGGCCACCACGCTTATCGCCGGAGCTGCTCCCCGGCTGCCGACGCCGCCGACCTTGGTTGGCGTCCATGCCTTTACTTCGCTAGAGGCTACTGTAAGAACGGCAATGGCTGCAAGTTCCAGCATGGCTTACTGGAAGAGATGAAGATGGACGCCATGGTTGAGCAGCATTGCCGTGAGCTTCTTCTCAGAACTAAGACCCAaatccctcctcctcctcctcctcctctccctTACTCTCCTACTTCACCATTACCTCCTTCCAG GAGTGCTCTTGAAGCTCTAATCATGGGAGCAGGAAGTGAAGAAGCTTTCAAATTCACAGGTAGGTACAGGAGTGACTATGCAGCCATGGCCAGTCCTAGTGCTAGACAGATCTACCTGACATTTCCAGCTGACAGTACATTCAAGGAAGAAGATGTCTCCAATTACTTCAG CATGTATGGACCAGTTCAGGATGTGAGAATTCCATATCAGCAGAAAAGAATGTTTGGATTTGTGACATTTGTTTATCCAGAGACTGTGAGATTGATCTTAGCCAAAGGGAATCCTCACTTTGTTTGTGATGCCAGAGTTCTTGTCAAGCCGTACAAGGAGAAAGGCAAAGTCCCTGACAAGTTCAG GAGACAACAACAGCAAAGTGAGAGAGGAGATTTCTCTGGATGTACAACTCCTACTGCCATTGAACTTCAACTTG GAGCAAGGATGCTGTTCAGTAACAGTAATCAAGATATATTGCTAAGAAGGAAGCTAGAAGAACAGCAACAAGCACTGGAACTACAACAAGCTATTGAGCTTCAAAGAAGACAGTTCATGGGACTTCAACTCCATGACATCAAAACAAGAAGCTCACTCTCAACTACTCCATCAGATGGCAGCCATGAAGATGGATCACCAGAAG aCAAGTCAATGAGCCCTGCACTTCCTACTGGTACTACTGCAGTCCAGCAGAGCAACAACCACCACACCAGCAGCAACAACACCCACGAGTTGGTGCATCAGAGTGCAGTCAAAGTTGCTGAGAAAGAGGAATCTGGTGGTGATGTGAGCcccaaagatgatggtgatTTCCAAGAAAG TGACCACAACTTGCCAGACAGTCCCTTTGCTTCACCAACCAAAGCATCATCAACCTTCAATCCATACCTTATGCAGATGCAAAG CACTTGGAATGCAAAAGCAGTGGAGAATTAG
- the LOC120265786 gene encoding LOW QUALITY PROTEIN: probable NOT transcription complex subunit VIP2 (The sequence of the model RefSeq protein was modified relative to this genomic sequence to represent the inferred CDS: deleted 1 base in 1 codon), whose product MSGLLNSTLNGSTSNLPDSTGRPFATSFSAQSATAPGFHHSGGVQGLHNIHGSFNVPNIPPSLASRNAALSGVPSSGVQQPGGSISSGRFTSNNIPVAMSQISHGGSHGHSGVTSRGGINVVGGSAYSSSMNGVGVSIPGLSSNSGTGGSRNSVPGLGVSPILGNVSSRITNSMGNIVGGGNMGRGISSGGLSISGLTSRVNLAANSGSGSLNVQGPNRLMGGMLQQATPQMIGMLGSSYPGPGGPLSQSQLQSGNNPLNTMGMLNDVNSSDSSPFDINDFPLLSGRPSSAGGPQGQLGSLRKQGMGVSSIVQQNQEFSIQNEDFPALPGYKGGSSEFSMDLQQKEQLHDNVPMMQSPHFPMGRSVGFNLGGTYSSNRQQQQPHAASVSTGAMSFVPGNNQDLLHLHGSDLFPSHGTYHSQVQNSGPPSIGLRPLTSPSAASGMAGYEQLMQQYQHQQSQSQFRLQQMSAATQSYRDQSIKPMQGMQTTTDRFGLLGLLSVIRMNDADLTSLALGIDLTTLGLSLNSSDNLYKTFASPWSDEPAKGEPEYTIPNCYYSKQPPPLTQGHFARFQLSTLFYIFYSMPKDEAQVYAAHELYSRGWLYHKEHQFWFMKVPNMEPLVKTQTYERGSYLCFDPNAWDTVRKDNFVLYYEAIEKKPTVPPVRTMH is encoded by the exons ATGTCCGGGCTACTCAAT TCTACTCTCAACGGTTCAACCTCCAATCTTCCTGATTCTACAGGCAGGCCTTTTGCAACGTCATTTTCTGCTCAATCAGCTACAGCTCCAGGTTTTCATCACTCTG GCGGTGTGCAAGGACTGCATAATATCCATGGAAGCTTCAATGTTCCAAATATTCCACCTTCCCTTGCATCGAGGAATGCAGCACTTAGTGGTGTCCCATCAAGTGGAGTTCAACAACCTGGGGGAAGCATTTCAAGTGGACGATTTACATCAAACAATATTCCAGTTGCCATGTCTCAG ATATCGCATGGGGGCTCTCATGGCCATTCTGGGGTAACAAGTAGAGGTGGCATAAACGTGGTTGGGGGCTCTGCTTACAGTAGTAGCATGAATGGCGTTGGTGTTTCAATACCTGGGCTTTCCTCAAACTCTGGTACAGGTGGTAGTCGCAATTCAGTTCCTGGTTTGGGAGTATCTCCAATTTTGGGAAATGTGAGTTCTCGAATCACAAATTCAATGGGCAATATTGTTGGTGGAGGCAACATGGGAAGAGGGATAAGCTCTGGAGGATTGTCAATTTCTGGTCTTACATCACGTGTTAATTTAGCTGCTAATAGTGGTTCAGGGAGTCTTAATGTGCAAGGGCCCAACCGATTGATGGGTGGCATGCTTCAACAAG CAACACCACAGATGATTGGTATGCTTGGGAGTTCCTACCCAGGACCTGGAGGACCGCTATCACAGAGCCAGCTACAATCTGGAAATAATCCTTTGAACACAATGGGCATGCTAAATGATGTTAACTCTAGTGACAGTTCGCCCTTTGACATTAATGATTTTCCTTTGTTGTCTGGGAGACCAAGTTCTGCTGGAGGACCACAAGGACAATTGG GCTCACTGCGAAAGCAAGGAATGGGAGTTAGCTCCATTGTCCAACAAAACCAGGAATTTAGCATTCAAAATGAAGATTTCCCAGCTTTGCCAGGATATAAAG GTGGCAGCTCAGAATTTTCTATGGATTTGCAACAAAAAGAACAGCTGCATGATAATGTGCCGATGATGCAGTCACCACATTTCCCT ATGGGAAGATCTGTTGGGTTTAACTTAGGAGGGACTTATTCATCTAACcgtcaacaacaacaacctcaTGCAGCTTCTGTCAGTACAGGTGCGATGTCTTTTGTACCTGGAAACAACCAAGATCTTCTTCATCTGCATGGTTCTGATCTGTTTCCATCACATGGAACATATCATTCTCAG GTTCAGAATAGTGGACCCCCTAGTATTGGATTGAGGCCACTAACTTCGCCAAGTGCAGCCTCTGGAATGGCAGGCTATGAGCAGCTTATGCAGCAGTATCAACATCAGCAGAGTCAATCGCAATTTAGGTTGCAGCAAATGTCAGCTGCCACTCAGTCATATAGAGATCAGAGTATTAAGCCTATGCAGGGGATGCAAACGACAACTGATCGCTTTGGACTTTTGGGTTTGTTAAGTGTTATAAGGATGAATGATGCAGATCTGACATCTCTTGCTTTGGGAATTGATTTAACTACATTAGGATTGAGCTTAAACTCAAGTGATAACCTTTATAAGACATTTGCTTCCCCATGGTCTGATGAACCTGCAAAAGGAGAGCCAGAGTATACTATCCCAAATTGTTACTATTCT AAGCAGCCGCCTCCTCTAACA CAAGGGCATTTTGCTAGGTTTCAGCTATCGACATTGTTTTACATCTTTTACAG CATGCCAAAGGATGAAGCCCAAGTTTATGCTGCACATGAACT ATATTCGAGGGGTTGGTTATATCACAAAGAACATCAATTTTGGTTCATGAAAGTTCCAAACATGGAGCCTCTTGTCAAAACTCAAACATATGAAAGGGGTTCCTATCTTTGTTTTGATCCCAATGCATGGGATACAGTACGTAAG GATAACTTCGTTCTTTACTATGAGGCCATAGAGAAGAAACCAACAGTACCCCCGGTGCGCACCATGCATTAG